The following coding sequences are from one Pseudopipra pipra isolate bDixPip1 chromosome 16, bDixPip1.hap1, whole genome shotgun sequence window:
- the CDR2 gene encoding cerebellar degeneration-related protein 2, with protein MLADSLVEEFEIREDEPWYDQQDLQQDLHLAAELGKTLLDRNTELEESLQQMYATNQEQLQEIEYLTKQVELLRQMNDQHAKVYEQLDVTARELEDTNQKLVAESRASQQKILSLTETIENLQTHIDDLQRQVEELKKPDRGRMSHERSDQPRSMHSFSCLKELYDLRQYFVYDHVFAEKITSMDSQLSPLEEENEKLKKAVTVLQAQLNLEKEKRVTMEEEYSLMVKENCDLERRLVDTDLYRARAEELEAEVAEMRQILQSENTFHNAEKLVPESFFISFRESLDRELGQSLADDGLVTVSELEKKALKRSSSETLLSSAVGADILRGHEETCIRRAEAVKQRGISVLNEVDAQYNALKVKYEELLKKCQMDEDCLKHKAVQTLKQYSKDLNVGNTQYDLSASNQEFTVVELSDSPTNALPEYKALFKEIFSCIRKTKEEIDEHRAKYKTLSSQP; from the exons ATGCTGGCCGACAGCCTGGTGGAGGAGTTCGAGATCCGCGAGGATGAGCCGTGGTACGACCAGCAGGACCTGCAGCAAG ATCTTCACCTTGCTGCTGAGCTTGGGAAGACACTACTGGACCGTAACACTGAACTAGAGGAATCCTTACAGCAAATGTATGCAACAAATCAAGAGCAACTGCAGGAGATAGAG TACCTCACGAAGCAAGTGGAGCTCCTGCGCCAGATGAACGACCAGCATGCAAAGGTCTATGAGCAGCTGGATGTGACAGCAAGAGAACTGGAAGACACCAATCAAAAGCTGgttgcagagagcagagcttcACAACAGAAGATATTAAG CTTGACAGAGACTATTGAAAATCTGCAAACACACATAGATGACCTGCAGCGACAAGTAGAAGAACTGAAGAAGCCTGACCGAGGCCGGATGAGCCACGAGAGATCTGACCAGCCCAGATCAATGCACAGCTTCTCCTGCTTGAAGGAGCTGTATGACCTGCGCCA GTATTTTGTGTACGATCATGTGTTTGCAGAAAAGATTACTTCGATGGATAGTCAGTTAAGCCCtctagaagaagaaaatgagaagttAAAAAAGGCAGTTACAGTTCTGCAAGCCCAGCTGAAcctggagaaagagaagagggtGACCATGGAGGAGGAATACAGTCTTATGGTGAAAGAAAACTGTGACCTGGAACGGAGGCTCGTGGATACAGACTTGTACCGGGCGcgggcagaggagctggaagcagaaGTAGCCGAAATGCGGCAGATACTTCAGTCTGAAAACACATTCCACAATGCAGAGAAATTGGTGCCAGAatcctttttcatttcattcagGGAGTCTCTGGACAGGGAGCTGGGTCAGAGCCTGGCGGATGATGGACTCGTGACGGTGTCGGAGCTGGAGAAGAAGGCGCTGAAGCGGAGCAGCAGCGAGACCCTGCTGAGCAGCGCGGTGGGGGCAGACATCCTGAGGGGCCACGAGGAAACCTGTATTAGGAGAGCTGAAGCTGTGAAGCAGCGAGGAATCTCTGTGCTTAATGAAGTTGATGCTCAGTATAATGCTCTGAAAGTGAAGTATGAGGAACTTTTGAAGAAGTGTCAAATGGATGAAGATTGTTTGAAACACAAGGCTGTCCAAACGCTGAAGCAGTATTCCAAAGACCTAAATGTGGGGAACACCCAGTATGATCTCTCAGCTAGCAATCAAGAATTCACAGTTGTGGAGCTAAGTGACTCTCCCACAAATGCTCTTCCTGAATATAAAGCACTCTTCAAGGAAATTTTTAGCTGtatcagaaaaacaaaggaagaaatagaTGAACACCGAGCCAAGTACAAGACCCTCTCCTCTCAACCATAA